From the Streptomyces nigrescens genome, one window contains:
- a CDS encoding maleylpyruvate isomerase family mycothiol-dependent enzyme, giving the protein MNSSHPAGRAAVGPAVHRVAVATETAAFVAALDGADLSVPVPGCPEWTLRDLVRHTGSVQRLFSVLLRRLVQEPPRSREVELDLPTAEDGWADWLSASAAEAADAFAATDPDAPMWAWGVDQHARFWMRRMLFETLVHRTDAERAVGRRPVIDPALATDGVDEFLANLPFATSFAPHVARLRGKDETLRFGCTDTDGDWLVRLRPDGFVAEPRTGDAAAQSADAGVRGTAADLLLLVYGRLDRGADTVETTGDEELLTRWFTNSAF; this is encoded by the coding sequence ATGAACTCCTCGCACCCCGCGGGCCGGGCGGCCGTCGGACCCGCCGTGCACCGCGTCGCCGTCGCGACCGAGACCGCCGCCTTCGTGGCGGCGCTGGACGGCGCGGACCTGTCGGTCCCCGTCCCCGGCTGCCCTGAATGGACACTCCGCGATCTGGTCCGGCACACCGGGAGCGTGCAGCGCCTGTTCTCCGTCCTGCTGCGTCGACTGGTCCAGGAGCCGCCGCGGAGCCGGGAGGTGGAGCTGGACCTGCCGACGGCGGAGGACGGCTGGGCCGACTGGCTGTCGGCGAGTGCCGCGGAGGCGGCGGACGCGTTCGCCGCCACCGACCCGGATGCCCCGATGTGGGCGTGGGGCGTCGATCAGCACGCCCGGTTCTGGATGCGGCGGATGCTGTTCGAGACGCTGGTGCACCGCACGGACGCGGAACGCGCGGTCGGCCGCCGCCCGGTGATCGACCCTGCCCTCGCGACGGACGGGGTGGACGAGTTCCTGGCCAACCTGCCGTTCGCCACGTCCTTCGCGCCCCACGTGGCCCGGCTGCGTGGCAAGGACGAGACGCTTCGCTTTGGCTGCACCGACACGGACGGCGACTGGCTGGTCCGTCTGCGGCCCGACGGTTTCGTGGCCGAGCCGCGGACCGGGGACGCGGCGGCCCAATCCGCCGACGCCGGCGTCCGGGGAACCGCAGCGGATCTGCTGCTGCTCGTGTACGGGCGCCTGGACCGCGGTGCGGACACCGTCGAGACCACGGGCGACGAGGAGCTGCTGACGCGCTGGTTCACCAACTCCGCGTTCTGA
- a CDS encoding TetR/AcrR family transcriptional regulator has product MCRTALLPAGRGRPALYCSRSCQARAYRRRKQTPVPAAGRPTVGDPSGKRLRIAEALWRIAAERGLHAASLREVAAEAGVSLRSVQYHFESKHRLLVDALQLLHAENERIARSRIRFDTAEPRGLLRAVLEEFLPVDTQRATALRVFAAYYARSLTDPALAEVFLPAEQPLERLVADLIAAAQADGRTAPGLDPWREADLLVAGAVGLGGDVLHDRRTLDDVRRTLDYHLDKIFAGDRRTGR; this is encoded by the coding sequence ATGTGCCGCACGGCCCTCCTCCCGGCGGGGCGGGGCCGGCCGGCGCTCTACTGCTCGCGCAGCTGTCAGGCCAGGGCCTACCGGCGGCGCAAGCAGACACCGGTCCCGGCGGCCGGGCGGCCGACGGTGGGTGATCCGTCGGGCAAGCGGCTGCGGATCGCCGAGGCGCTCTGGCGGATCGCCGCCGAGCGGGGGCTGCACGCGGCGAGCCTGCGGGAGGTCGCGGCCGAGGCCGGGGTCTCGCTGCGCTCGGTCCAGTACCACTTCGAGAGCAAGCACCGGCTCCTGGTCGACGCGCTGCAACTGCTGCACGCGGAGAACGAGCGCATCGCCCGCTCCCGTATCCGGTTCGATACCGCGGAGCCCCGGGGTCTGCTGCGGGCGGTGCTGGAGGAATTCCTGCCGGTGGACACCCAACGGGCCACCGCGCTGCGGGTGTTCGCCGCGTACTACGCCCGCAGCCTGACGGACCCGGCCCTCGCCGAGGTCTTTCTGCCCGCCGAACAGCCGCTGGAGCGGCTGGTGGCGGATCTGATCGCCGCCGCACAGGCCGACGGGCGGACCGCGCCCGGTCTCGACCCGTGGCGCGAGGCCGATCTGCTGGTCGCCGGTGCGGTGGGGCTGGGCGGCGATGTGCTCCACGACCGCCGCACGCTGGACGATGTGCGCCGCACCCTGGACTACCACCTCGACAAGATCTTCGCCGGAGACCGGCGCACGGGGCGCTGA